The following proteins are encoded in a genomic region of Phragmites australis chromosome 9, lpPhrAust1.1, whole genome shotgun sequence:
- the LOC133929046 gene encoding probable apyrase 7 produces the protein MRLSSSLQDLPTFTRIDALERGSSIGSDLNTERAKLVRTLQRDGALPSFSKERTPPSSPTYRKKCMKAAGSAIVLILLVFFAYASWRYFHVFLSEGSSEYYVILDCGSTGTRVYVYEWHINHNDANTFPIVLKPLGTAPKKKSGKLTGRAYQRMETEPGLSKLVHNESGLKKAIEPLLQMAERQIPRRAHKHTPVFLYATAGVRKLPNADSEWLLDKAWDVLENSSFLCSRDRVKIISGMEEAYYGWIALNHHMNMLDTSSSKMTYGSLDLGGSSLQVTFETDKSVQDETSISLRIGSVNHQLSAYSLTGYGLNDAFDKSVAHLVKRLGGASNGKVQVKHPCLQTGYKEDYVCSYCHPLKQDGSPSVGEKIAGKEKQGIAVELVGEPQWNECSALAEVAVNLSEWSSARAGLDCNLHPCALASNFPRPHGQFYAMSGFFVVFKFFNLTADATLVDVLKRGQEFCEKTWKVAKSSVPPQPFIEQYCFRAPYIASLLREGLQIKDNQVIIGSGSITWTLGVALLEAGQVLSTRIDIQGYRILQREINPNILIVLFLISIVLVVCAILCVSNSIPRSFRGSYLPLFRQNTGGSFVLGMGSPFRFHLWSTINSGDARTKTPLSPTVAGSDAHPFSISHGLGGSSVHLMESSRQSLGVYHSYSVGSLGQMQFSSGVRNPSRGQTTLQSRRSQSREDLISTLADLHVPKV, from the exons ATGCGTCTTTCATCTTCTCTCCAAGATCTGCCGACCTTCACTAGAATTGATGCTTTAGAAAGGGGTTCTAGCATTGGCAGTGATTTGAACACTGAACGTGCAAAACTTGTCCGCACGCTTCAAAGAGATGGTGCTTTACCAAGCTTTTCAAAAGAGAGAACACCCCCATCATCACCGACATATCGAAAGAAATGCATGAAAGCAGCTGGTAGCGCTATTGTGCTAATCCTACTGGTGTTCTTTGCATATGCTTCTTGGAGATATTTCCATGTATTCCTCTCAGAGGGAAGCTCTGAATACTATGTGATTCTTGATTGTGGTAGCACCGGCACAAGAGTTTATGTCTATGAATGGCACATTAATCATAATGACGCAAACACATTTCCTATTGTTTTGAAACCTTTAGGGACTGCTCCTAAGAAAAAGTCTGGTAAATTAACTGGGCGAGCATATCAGCGAATGGAGACTGAACCTGGATTGAGCAAACTTGTTCACAATGAATCTGGATTAAAGAAGGCAATAGAACCCCTCCTTCAAATGGCTGAGAGGCAGATCCCGAGACGTGCACACAAACACACTCCAGTTTTTCTATATGCTACAGCTGGTGTCCGCAAGCTACCTAATGCAGACTCAGAGTGGCTCCTGGATAAGGCCTGGGATGTTCTGGAGAATTCGTCATTTTTGTGCAGTAGAGACAGAGTTAAGATCATCAGTGGCATGGAAGAAGCTTATTATGGATGGATAGCTCTTAACCACCACATGAACATGCTTGACACCTCATCATCTAAAATGACATATGGTTCACTTGATTtaggtggatcatcattacaGGTGACATTTGAGACTGATAAATCGGTGCAGGATGAGACAAGCATTAGTCTGAGGATTGGTTCTGTCAATCATCAACTTAGTGCTTATTCTCTTACCGGTTATGGATTAAATGATGCATTTGACAAATCCGTAGCACATCTAGTGAAGAGATTGGGAGGAGCTAGTAATGGTAAAGTTCAGGTTAAACATCCTTGTCTACAAACTGGATACAAAGAAGATTATGTTTGTTCTTACTGCCACCCACTAAAACAAGATGGAAGTCCCAGTGTTGGAGAGAAGATAGCTGGCAAAGAGAAGCAGGGAATAGCTGTTGAATTGGTTGGGGAACCTCAGTGGAATGAATGTAGTGCTCTCGCGGAAGTAGCAGTTAATCTTTCAGAGTGGTCCAGTGCACGTGCTGGACTTGATTGTAACCTTCATCCTTGTGCTCTTGCTTCTAATTTTCCCCGACCACATGGGCAATTTTATGCTATGTCTGGCTTCTTTGTGGTTTTTAAATTTTTCAATTTGACTGCTGATGCCACTCTCGTTGATGTTCTAAAAAGAGGTCAGGaattttgtgaaaaaacatGGAAAGTTGCAAAGAGTAGTGTTCCTCCACAGCCTTTTATAGAGCAGTATTGCTTCAGGGCTCCTTATATTGCATCACTTCTGAGAGAGGGATTGCAAATTAAAGATAACCAGGTGATAATTGGCTCTGGTAGTATTACTTGGACTCTTGGGGTTGCTTTGTTGGAGGCTGGCCAGGTGTTGTCTACACGAATCGATATTCAAGGATACCGAATACTGCAAAGGGAGATAAACCCAAATATTCTTATCGTATTGTTTCTGATTTCAATTGTGTTGGTTGTGTGTGCCATATTATGCGTCAGCAATTCAATCCCAAGATCATTCCGCGGTTCTTATCTGCCTCTTTTTAGGCAGAACACCGGAGGTAGTTTTGTGCTTGGTATGGGATCTCCTTTCAGATTTCATTTATGGAGTACCATTAATTCAG GCGACGCAAGAACAAAGACACCGCTGAGCCCTACTGTTGCTGGTTCAGATGCTCATCCGTTCAGTATTAGCCATGGATTAGGAGGCAGCAGTGTTCACCTTATGGAGTCTTCCAGGCAATCCTTGGGTGTCTATCATAGCTATTCTGTTGGGAGCTTAGGCCAGATGCAGTTTTCTAGTGGAGTTAGGAACCCCAGCCGAGGTCAGACTACACTTCAAAGCCGGAGGTCCCAATCAAGAGAAGATCTCATTTCGACATTAGCTGATCTTCATGTTCCAAAGGTGTAG
- the LOC133929045 gene encoding small ribosomal subunit protein uS12 — MGKTRGMGAGRKLKTHRRNQRWADKAYKKSHLGNEWKKPFAGSSHAKGIVLEKIGIEAKQPNSAIRKCARVQLVKNGKKIAAFVPNDGCLNYIEENDEVLIAGFGRKGHAVGDIPGVRFKVVKVSGVSLLALFKEKKEKPRS; from the exons ATGGG GAAGACACGTGGTATGGGAGCGGGCCGAAAGCTCAAGACCCACCGCAGGAACCAGAGGTGGGCTGACAAGGCATACAAGAAGAGCCACTTGGGAAACGAGTGGAAGAAACCCTTTGCTGGATCATCTCATGCCAAGGGCATTGTTTTGGAGAAGAT TGGTATTGAGGCCAAGCAGCCGAACTCTGCCATCCGTAAGTGTGCTCGTGTTCAGCTGGTGAAGAACGGGAAGAAGATTGCCGCCTTCGTGCCGAATGATGGTTGCCTGAACTACATTGAGGAGAAT GATGAGGTGCTGATTGCTGGATTCGGTCGTAAGGGCCACGCCGTGGGAGATATTCCTGGTGTcaggttcaaggttgtgaaggtATCCGGTGTGTCGCTACTTGCACTCttcaaggagaagaaggagaagccAAGGTCTTAG